A single Pedobacter sp. PACM 27299 DNA region contains:
- a CDS encoding TonB-dependent receptor — protein MSKTFTKTILTFLLLCMTAVFAQAQNVIISGTITDKITKEPIPGVGITVKGTTSGTATDINGKYNFSTSQKAPFILVISYVGYAPIEKQITGNASNMDAAMEQVGILGQEVVISASRTPERILESPVSVERMGATAIKEIAAPSFYDALSNMKGVEMSTQSLTFKSINTRGFNSNGNTRFNQYVDGMDNQAPGLNFSVGNIVGINDLDVDNVELLPGASSALYGAGGISGTMLITSKNPYDYQGASFQFKSGINHVNDGSTDVQPFNQLDVRVAKAWNNKFAFKGSFSFLQAEDWHANNYTDFDRAARKVKEGNRISDPNYDGINVYGDEVSQNMKNVAQAAINAGTSGFVQQALGLSAPPTAAQIAGFKSNPAGLAALNGFLGTDPRFRPFVAGLANPALLPDQAVSRTGYEEANLVDYKTQSLKASGALHYRFSPTIEAIAQANWGTGTSVYTGSDRYSLRNFSIGQYKLELKGQDFFLKGYTTQERSGDSYISSILGSYINESSKKSTDWFPEYVGNFIGAKASAPGVTDAQAHAAARAAADRGRFQPGSPEFEAAKDKIMNTTIASTDFKKGIYGAKFNDKTNLYHYEGMYNFTNALNNVVELQVGSSYRMYQLRSGGTIFDDLNNSIDINEYGAFAQIGKKFFNEKVKLTFSGRYDKSSNFDGRFTPRITGVFTVAPNNNIRVSYQTGYRNPTTQNQYIDLSVGGGSQRLIGGLPASLNKYELLTNKPYTDVSYRAFLASASAGAPNPALLKAYDFDVKGVRPESVQAYELGYKGLLGPKVLIDAYAYYSIYKDFITAVDVYQNKDGAFTKFGVPVNATGEVKTYGGAIGLDYLIGKYNLSGNVSYNKIGDLPVDYINDFNTPEFRYNLGFGNREIIKNVGFNVNWRWQGKFYWNSSFASGEVPAFSTLDAQVNLKIPSVNSMIKIGGSNVLNKYYFTSYGNPSVGALYYVSYVFNP, from the coding sequence ATGAGCAAAACTTTTACAAAAACGATCCTCACGTTTTTATTGCTGTGTATGACCGCCGTATTTGCACAGGCACAAAATGTGATCATTAGTGGGACAATTACTGATAAAATCACTAAGGAGCCAATACCAGGTGTTGGGATTACCGTTAAAGGCACTACCTCCGGCACAGCAACGGACATTAATGGAAAGTACAATTTTAGTACTTCGCAGAAAGCTCCTTTTATTCTGGTCATTTCCTATGTAGGATATGCGCCTATCGAAAAGCAAATCACAGGAAACGCATCAAATATGGATGCAGCAATGGAACAAGTGGGTATTCTGGGGCAAGAGGTGGTCATTTCTGCTTCGAGAACACCAGAGCGTATTTTGGAATCTCCGGTTTCGGTGGAAAGAATGGGCGCTACTGCAATCAAAGAAATTGCCGCACCGTCCTTCTATGACGCTTTATCGAACATGAAAGGAGTAGAGATGAGTACTCAAAGTTTAACTTTTAAATCTATCAATACCAGAGGATTTAACTCCAATGGAAATACACGTTTCAATCAATATGTGGATGGAATGGATAATCAGGCTCCAGGATTAAATTTCTCTGTGGGCAACATCGTTGGGATCAACGACCTTGATGTAGACAATGTAGAGCTGTTACCAGGTGCTTCATCTGCATTGTATGGGGCAGGTGGGATTAGTGGTACCATGCTGATCACTTCAAAAAATCCTTACGACTATCAGGGTGCAAGTTTTCAATTTAAAAGCGGGATCAACCATGTGAATGATGGTAGTACTGATGTACAGCCTTTCAATCAGCTGGATGTTCGTGTTGCGAAGGCATGGAACAATAAGTTTGCATTCAAAGGAAGTTTCTCTTTCCTGCAGGCAGAAGATTGGCACGCCAATAATTACACCGACTTTGACCGTGCTGCACGTAAAGTGAAAGAAGGAAATAGAATTTCAGATCCTAACTATGACGGGATTAACGTTTATGGAGATGAAGTAAGTCAGAATATGAAAAATGTGGCTCAGGCGGCTATAAACGCTGGAACTTCTGGTTTTGTACAGCAGGCCCTGGGCTTGTCAGCCCCGCCAACAGCAGCTCAGATTGCTGGGTTTAAATCTAATCCGGCAGGTTTAGCCGCTTTAAATGGCTTTCTTGGAACAGACCCAAGATTTAGACCATTCGTTGCAGGATTGGCAAATCCAGCATTACTCCCTGATCAGGCGGTATCCAGAACAGGTTATGAAGAGGCAAATCTGGTAGACTATAAAACACAGTCGCTGAAAGCTTCCGGTGCCTTACACTACCGTTTTTCGCCAACTATCGAAGCGATTGCACAGGCCAACTGGGGAACTGGAACATCCGTATATACGGGTTCAGACCGCTACTCACTGCGTAATTTTAGTATCGGACAGTATAAACTGGAATTAAAAGGTCAGGATTTCTTCTTAAAAGGATATACCACTCAGGAGCGTTCTGGAGATTCTTATATCTCTTCCATTTTGGGGAGTTATATCAATGAATCATCTAAGAAATCAACAGATTGGTTTCCTGAATATGTAGGTAATTTTATCGGTGCAAAAGCATCAGCTCCGGGTGTAACAGACGCTCAGGCACATGCTGCGGCAAGAGCTGCGGCAGATAGAGGCAGATTTCAGCCAGGATCTCCTGAGTTTGAGGCTGCAAAAGACAAGATCATGAATACTACTATTGCCAGCACAGATTTCAAAAAAGGCATTTATGGAGCTAAATTCAATGATAAAACCAATTTGTATCATTATGAAGGCATGTATAATTTCACAAATGCATTGAATAATGTAGTGGAATTGCAGGTAGGTTCTTCTTATCGGATGTATCAGTTGAGGTCTGGAGGTACAATTTTCGATGATCTTAACAACAGTATCGACATCAATGAATACGGTGCATTTGCTCAGATCGGTAAGAAATTCTTCAATGAAAAGGTGAAATTAACCTTCTCTGGCCGTTATGATAAAAGCTCTAATTTTGATGGCAGGTTTACCCCAAGAATCACCGGTGTATTCACTGTTGCACCAAATAACAACATTCGTGTTTCCTATCAAACCGGTTACCGTAATCCAACCACACAGAATCAGTACATAGATTTATCTGTGGGTGGTGGTTCTCAGCGATTGATTGGTGGTTTACCAGCAAGTTTGAACAAATATGAATTGCTGACCAATAAGCCGTATACGGATGTGAGTTACCGTGCATTTTTAGCTTCTGCTTCAGCGGGAGCTCCAAATCCAGCTTTATTAAAGGCTTATGATTTTGATGTTAAAGGTGTTCGTCCGGAAAGTGTGCAAGCTTATGAATTGGGTTATAAAGGCTTGTTAGGTCCTAAAGTCCTGATCGATGCTTACGCTTATTACAGCATCTATAAAGATTTCATCACCGCTGTTGATGTGTATCAGAATAAAGATGGTGCTTTCACCAAGTTTGGCGTTCCGGTAAATGCGACAGGAGAAGTGAAAACTTATGGTGGTGCTATCGGTCTGGATTACCTGATTGGTAAATATAATTTGAGTGGTAACGTTTCTTATAACAAGATCGGTGATCTTCCTGTTGATTATATCAATGATTTTAATACGCCAGAATTCCGTTATAACCTAGGATTTGGTAACCGTGAAATCATCAAAAATGTAGGCTTTAATGTGAACTGGCGCTGGCAAGGTAAATTCTACTGGAACTCTTCTTTTGCTTCAGGAGAAGTACCTGCATTCAGCACGCTTGATGCACAGGTGAACCTGAAAATCCCTTCGGTGAACTCTATGATCAAGATTGGTGGCTCTAACGTATTGAATAAATATTACTTCACTTCTTATGGTAACCCTTCTGTTGGAGCGCTGTATTATGTGTCTTATGTATTCAATCCATAG
- a CDS encoding glycoside hydrolase family 31 protein, whose amino-acid sequence MEEQHELGREIKEEEKIPEIVEDTIQHLNNPVTDLKPIVKKYLSAVQKVSKEGNKFFFSDGDACVEVRVVSDEIIRIRLAPHGVFLDDFSYAVPVVDQKVTTFNMNELEDHYAISTNTITCKVAKADFNISFMENLNQMVMSEDDAPMHWEENVEFGGYYVYATKKCHAEENFFGLGDKSGNMNLRGRHFQNWNTDAYSFGWDQDPLYRTIPFYVGVHQQAAYGIFFDNTFRSYFDFGKEDNQKTSFWADGGELQYYYIHGPHMMDVVKRYQTLTGTHPMPPKWALGYHQCRWSYYPEKKVKEIADGFRSRNIPCDAIYLDIDYMDGYRCFTWNKNYFPDPKRMIKELANDGFKTVVMIDPGIKVDDNYWVFKEGKANNYFCRRSDDYFMEGHVWPGRCQFPDFTNPAVREWWGNLYKELVDIGVAGVWNDMNEPAVFGAGTFPNDVRHNYDGYRGSHRKAHNVYGMQMVRSTYDGLKKLMRNKRPFTITRAGYSGMQRYGCVWTGDNVATWEHLKMGNIQCQRMSVSGVPFCGTDIGGFSGEPDAELFTRWIQLGTFSPFMRAHSAGDTAEREPWSFGEPYTSINRTFIELRYRLMPYLYSVFWEHHRYGFPILRPLVMLEQENVGNHYRQDEFTFGDKILVCPVLEQGATSRMVYLPKGKWYNFWTHEILSGESEHLIQAALDHMPLFVRAGSVIPEYPVMQYVGEKNIDEVLLNIYYSDYEVNSFFYEDHGDTFAYEQDIYSEKKFSVKGDAHKLSIEQSVAGLYTPNYELYDYTVIGIPFKVNKITVDEKDVKDYYMDERNCLRFKSNKNFMTVKIYGE is encoded by the coding sequence ATGGAAGAACAACACGAACTAGGGAGAGAAATAAAAGAGGAGGAGAAAATTCCCGAAATTGTTGAGGATACAATTCAACATTTAAATAATCCTGTTACCGACTTAAAACCTATTGTAAAAAAATATCTGTCTGCTGTTCAGAAGGTGAGTAAAGAAGGGAATAAGTTTTTCTTCTCTGATGGGGATGCCTGCGTTGAAGTCAGGGTAGTGAGCGATGAAATTATTAGGATAAGATTGGCGCCTCATGGTGTTTTTCTGGATGATTTCTCCTATGCCGTACCCGTAGTGGATCAAAAGGTGACTACTTTCAATATGAATGAGCTGGAGGACCACTATGCGATTTCTACAAATACCATTACCTGTAAGGTGGCAAAGGCAGATTTCAACATCTCCTTTATGGAAAACCTGAATCAGATGGTGATGAGCGAGGATGATGCGCCGATGCATTGGGAGGAGAATGTGGAATTTGGCGGTTACTATGTTTATGCGACTAAGAAATGCCATGCGGAAGAAAATTTCTTTGGTCTAGGTGATAAATCAGGAAACATGAACCTGAGAGGTCGTCATTTCCAAAACTGGAATACTGATGCTTATTCCTTTGGATGGGATCAGGATCCTTTGTATCGCACCATTCCTTTCTATGTGGGCGTACACCAGCAGGCTGCTTATGGTATTTTCTTTGACAATACCTTCCGCTCTTATTTTGACTTTGGAAAAGAAGACAATCAGAAGACCAGTTTTTGGGCTGATGGCGGTGAATTGCAATATTATTATATCCATGGGCCACACATGATGGACGTGGTTAAAAGATACCAGACCTTAACAGGAACGCATCCTATGCCTCCTAAATGGGCACTGGGCTACCACCAATGCAGGTGGAGCTACTACCCGGAAAAGAAGGTGAAAGAAATCGCCGATGGCTTCCGTTCCAGAAATATCCCTTGTGATGCGATCTATCTGGATATTGATTATATGGATGGCTACCGTTGTTTTACCTGGAATAAAAACTATTTCCCGGATCCTAAAAGGATGATCAAAGAATTGGCTAATGACGGCTTTAAAACCGTGGTGATGATCGATCCGGGGATTAAAGTGGACGATAATTACTGGGTTTTTAAAGAAGGTAAAGCGAATAATTATTTCTGTAGAAGGAGTGACGATTATTTTATGGAAGGTCATGTATGGCCAGGTAGGTGTCAGTTTCCAGACTTTACCAACCCCGCAGTCAGGGAATGGTGGGGTAATTTATACAAGGAACTGGTAGATATTGGCGTGGCCGGAGTTTGGAACGACATGAATGAGCCTGCAGTTTTCGGTGCAGGAACTTTTCCGAATGATGTAAGACATAATTATGATGGATATAGAGGTTCACATCGCAAGGCACACAATGTATATGGGATGCAGATGGTACGCTCTACCTATGACGGATTAAAGAAGTTGATGCGCAATAAACGCCCTTTTACCATTACCAGAGCAGGTTATTCTGGAATGCAAAGGTATGGTTGTGTGTGGACAGGGGATAACGTAGCAACCTGGGAGCACTTAAAAATGGGCAATATCCAGTGTCAGCGGATGTCAGTTTCCGGCGTTCCATTCTGCGGAACAGATATTGGTGGATTTAGCGGAGAACCAGATGCAGAGTTGTTTACGCGCTGGATTCAACTCGGTACTTTTTCTCCTTTTATGCGTGCACACTCCGCAGGAGATACCGCAGAAAGAGAGCCATGGAGCTTTGGAGAACCATATACGAGTATCAACAGGACTTTCATCGAGTTGCGGTATCGATTGATGCCTTACTTGTATTCGGTGTTCTGGGAACATCACCGTTACGGTTTCCCTATCCTCAGACCATTGGTGATGTTGGAGCAGGAAAATGTAGGCAACCATTACCGTCAGGATGAGTTTACTTTTGGAGATAAAATCCTGGTTTGTCCGGTTTTGGAGCAAGGTGCAACCTCCAGAATGGTCTACTTACCTAAAGGAAAATGGTATAATTTCTGGACGCATGAAATCCTAAGCGGAGAAAGTGAACACCTGATTCAAGCTGCTTTAGACCACATGCCGCTATTTGTTCGCGCAGGATCTGTAATTCCTGAATATCCAGTGATGCAGTATGTAGGCGAGAAAAATATCGATGAAGTATTGCTCAATATCTATTATTCAGATTATGAAGTGAACTCCTTTTTCTATGAAGATCATGGAGATACGTTTGCCTACGAACAAGATATATATTCAGAAAAAAAGTTTAGTGTAAAAGGTGACGCTCATAAACTGAGTATCGAGCAAAGTGTAGCCGGTCTTTATACTCCAAATTATGAGTTGTACGACTATACAGTGATCGGAATTCCATTTAAAGTGAACAAAATCACAGTAGATGAAAAGGATGTAAAAGATTATTATATGGATGAACGTAATTGCTTACGTTTCAAATCCAACAAGAATTTCATGACAGTAAAGATATATGGTGAGTAG